The genomic stretch GGCTGAAGGATTGCTCCGAATTGAACAGCTCATACTAGAAGCAAGCACCTCCCCTATGCCCAATCTGATCGGATCAGCTGTGGACTTTTTGATCTACATCCGCCGCACCAAAACAGGCCGGATTGTTTCAGAAATAGCCACAGTGTCCAGCTATGACTCTCATAACCATAAATACAATTTGGAGTATATTTACAGTGAAGAAAAATAACCTCCTCTGTTTACTGGCTTTGGCCTTGATAATCCTGATGCCTGAAAATGTTTTTGCATCCAATTCCATCAGTGAATTCGACAGCCCTTTTGAGGCTGTTGTCGGAACTATTACCGGCCCAGTAGGACGCTGGATATCAATAGCAGCCATGGGTCTCACAGGCGTAACTTTCGTAATGAAAAAAGATGAAATTCAAGGAGGATTCAGGCTGTTACTTGGAGTGGTATTCGGAATCGCATTCATAGCTTTCGCTTCATCAATTGTAGACGGTTTGTTCAGTTTCAGCGGAGCGGTACTATGAGAGTAGTCCCTATACACAGGTCGCTTCACAAACCTTCGATGGTGATGGGTGCAGAGCGGGAACTTGTTATGTTCTCAGCTCTAATTTCGATACTTGTCGGGATAGGTGGATTTACTCTTCTATCAGCCTTAGCGGGACTTATTTTTTGGATGGTGACCATCTTCATACTTAGACAAATGGCCAAGTCAGATCCGCAAATGTCTAAAGTCTGGTGGAAGCATCATAAACAGCAGGATTATTATTCTGCTCGCGCAACTCCGTGGCGTAATTAAGAGGAATGATAAAAATATGATTTCTCTTAAAGATTACCGCAATACGGCTAAAGGTTTACCGGATTTGCTTCCATATGCAGCAATGATCGGAAACGGTGTTTTGCTCTGCAAAGACGGTTCATTACTTGCCGGCTGGAAGTTCAGATCACAGGACACTGCATCAAGCACTCCTGATGAACTAGCAACAGTCAGCAGCAGAGTTAACAACGCTCTTAAGGCACTAGAATCAGGTTGGATGCTTCATGTAGAAGCTGTACGTTCTCCGGCCCGTGAATATCCTCATCCTGGTTCAAGCTTTTTCCCCGACAAAGTAACATCAATGATTGAAGATGAACGGCGGGAAATTTTCCAGTCTGCCGGAACTTTTTACGCCACTGAGACATATATAATTGTCACCTATAAGCCAGAATTCACAGCGCAAAAGCTGAGTGAGTTGGCATATACCAATGCAGTCGCAAGCACCCCTTTTGAAAAAGCACTTACAAAATTTCTGACAGTTCTAAGAGAGCTTGAAGATTCTCTATCA from Maridesulfovibrio frigidus DSM 17176 encodes the following:
- the trbD gene encoding conjugal transfer protein TrbD translates to MRVVPIHRSLHKPSMVMGAERELVMFSALISILVGIGGFTLLSALAGLIFWMVTIFILRQMAKSDPQMSKVWWKHHKQQDYYSARATPWRN
- a CDS encoding TrbC/VirB2 family protein, whose product is MKKNNLLCLLALALIILMPENVFASNSISEFDSPFEAVVGTITGPVGRWISIAAMGLTGVTFVMKKDEIQGGFRLLLGVVFGIAFIAFASSIVDGLFSFSGAVL